In Caldicellulosiruptor morganii, the following proteins share a genomic window:
- the rpsR gene encoding 30S ribosomal protein S18 — MTNQNQNQNQVAQTVERVSSRQKKKKRVCSFCVERIYDIDYKDVNRLKKFLTERGKIMPRRTTGNCARHQRQLTRAIKRARILALLPFTVE, encoded by the coding sequence GTGACAAATCAAAATCAAAACCAGAACCAGGTTGCTCAGACTGTAGAGAGAGTAAGCTCAAGGCAGAAAAAAAAGAAAAGAGTTTGCTCTTTTTGTGTTGAGAGAATATATGATATAGATTACAAGGATGTAAATAGATTGAAAAAGTTCCTCACAGAAAGAGGCAAAATAATGCCAAGAAGAACAACAGGAAACTGTGCAAGACATCAAAGACAGTTGACTCGAGCAATCAAAAGAGCAAGGATACTGGCACTTTTGCCGTTTACAGTGGAATAA
- a CDS encoding single-stranded DNA-binding protein has translation MNKVILMGRLTRDPEFRLTANNTPVANFTLAVNRRFKRENDQDADFIPIVAWSRLAEFSKNYLKKGRQVVVIGRLQLRTWDDESNRRHYITEVVAEEIYFAEPKPKDAPAEAEVDMKNDSILDNMDDEMFDSELENFFEEDEDSSLSKLDDDKPPEDDLPF, from the coding sequence TTGAATAAAGTTATTTTGATGGGGCGCTTAACACGTGACCCCGAGTTTAGACTAACTGCTAACAATACCCCCGTTGCTAATTTTACGTTAGCAGTAAACAGAAGGTTTAAAAGAGAAAATGACCAGGATGCAGATTTTATTCCTATTGTTGCCTGGAGCAGGCTTGCCGAGTTTTCAAAAAATTATTTGAAAAAGGGCAGACAGGTTGTTGTAATAGGTAGACTTCAGCTTAGAACATGGGATGATGAGTCAAATCGCCGGCATTATATTACAGAGGTAGTTGCGGAAGAGATATACTTTGCGGAGCCAAAACCAAAGGATGCTCCAGCAGAAGCAGAGGTGGATATGAAGAACGATAGCATTTTGGATAATATGGATGATGAAATGTTTGACAGCGAGCTTGAAAACTTTTTTGAAGAAGATGAAGATTCATCTTTGTCAAAGCTTGACGATGATAAGCCCCCTGAAGATGACCTGCCGTTTTAG
- the rpsF gene encoding 30S ribosomal protein S6 — MVERKYETVFIISPTLDDEARTSLIEKFKNLISSNGQLLTVEEWGKRRLAYKIDKHAEGYYVLMQFTSKPEFPRELERVYRITDGVIRFLIVKLEK, encoded by the coding sequence GTGGTAGAAAGAAAGTACGAAACAGTATTTATCATCAGCCCCACACTGGATGATGAGGCAAGAACAAGCCTCATAGAGAAATTCAAAAACCTTATCTCAAGCAATGGACAGCTTCTTACAGTTGAAGAGTGGGGAAAAAGAAGGCTTGCATACAAGATTGACAAGCACGCAGAAGGCTATTATGTATTGATGCAGTTTACAAGCAAGCCTGAGTTTCCACGCGAGCTTGAGAGGGTTTATAGAATCACAGATGGGGTTATCAGATTTTTGATTGTTAAGCTTGAAAAGTAA
- a CDS encoding aldo/keto reductase, with the protein MKYRPFGKTDFMVSALGFGAMRLPVLDGDYSKIDEDRAIEMLRFAMDSGINYIDTAYVYHGGNSEVVVGKALKGGYREKVKIATKLPVWDVNNLDDADRILDEQLKRLDTGYIDFYLLHALNKNHWKKLKQIDIFKWVEKAISDGRIKYIGFSFHDDLDTFKEIVDSYKWTFCQIQYNILNRNYQAGEEGLKYAASKGLAVVIMEPLLGGRLAKEPPREIKELWDKAAVKRTPVEWALAWLWNQKEVSVVLSGMSTLEQVKENIKYAEKYEVGSLTAEELDLVERVAQKYNELRRVNCTECKYCMPCPQGIDIPWNFSIYNQASMYNMFEEMKNDYLKKEKERAENCVECGVCETKCPQNLPIRQLLKEVAAYFSK; encoded by the coding sequence ATGAAATACAGACCCTTTGGAAAAACCGATTTTATGGTCTCGGCACTTGGCTTTGGTGCAATGAGGCTGCCTGTTCTGGATGGGGATTACTCCAAGATTGATGAGGACAGAGCTATTGAGATGCTTCGTTTTGCAATGGATAGTGGAATCAATTACATTGATACAGCGTATGTGTACCATGGTGGAAACAGTGAGGTTGTTGTGGGCAAAGCTTTGAAGGGGGGATACAGAGAAAAGGTCAAAATTGCTACAAAACTTCCTGTCTGGGATGTAAATAACCTTGATGACGCTGATAGAATTTTAGATGAGCAGCTAAAAAGACTGGACACAGGCTATATTGATTTTTATCTTTTACATGCTCTTAACAAAAACCACTGGAAAAAGCTAAAGCAGATAGATATCTTCAAGTGGGTAGAAAAGGCAATTTCGGATGGCAGGATTAAATATATAGGCTTTTCTTTCCACGATGATCTTGACACTTTCAAGGAGATTGTGGATAGCTACAAATGGACATTTTGCCAGATACAGTATAACATTTTGAACAGAAACTATCAGGCAGGAGAAGAGGGATTGAAGTACGCGGCATCAAAAGGCTTGGCGGTTGTCATCATGGAGCCGCTTTTGGGTGGAAGACTTGCAAAAGAGCCACCTCGGGAAATAAAAGAGCTCTGGGATAAGGCTGCTGTCAAAAGAACACCGGTTGAGTGGGCTTTAGCATGGCTCTGGAATCAGAAAGAGGTATCTGTTGTTTTAAGTGGTATGAGCACGCTGGAGCAGGTAAAGGAAAATATAAAATATGCAGAAAAGTATGAGGTTGGTTCTTTAACTGCTGAAGAGCTTGATCTTGTTGAAAGGGTTGCACAAAAGTACAATGAACTTAGGAGAGTTAACTGTACAGAGTGCAAATACTGTATGCCATGTCCGCAGGGGATTGACATTCCATGGAACTTTAGCATTTACAATCAGGCAAGCATGTACAATATGTTTGAAGAGATGAAGAATGACTATTTAAAGAAGGAAAAAGAAAGAGCAGAGAATTGTGTTGAATGTGGTGTTTGTGAGACCAAATGTCCACAGAATCTGCCAATCAGGCAGCTTTTAAAAGAGGTTGCAGCTTATTTTTCAAAATAA
- a CDS encoding RNA-guided endonuclease InsQ/TnpB family protein: MIIAVDRTEQIQINKNHYLWKYCDEMCFKSKNLYNYANYIVRQEFINNGKWIRYGKLDKLLKSHETYKSLPAQTAQQTLRLLDRNWKSFLNAIKDWSKNQDKYSGRPKLPKYKKKDGRSIAIFTNQQCKIRDGFLTFPKTDLKLKTRIEGNLREVRIIPKGAVYVVEIVYQKEIDNTTKEPNRIAGIDLGLNNFVTLVNNIGKKPIVINGKVIKSINQYYNKRKAELMSYVGSRGISKRIQKLTLKRNNKIKNFMHKASRFIINWCKQHSIDTIVVGYNSEWKQEVELGKVNNQHFVGIPYYTFVKMLQYKCEEEGINFIITEESYTSGCSFLDDEMPCEENYNIRRRVKRGLFRSNRDILINADVNSAYNIVRKVFPEAFAEGIEGVGLHPVRLNLA; the protein is encoded by the coding sequence ATAATAATCGCAGTCGATAGAACAGAACAAATTCAAATCAACAAGAATCATTATTTATGGAAATACTGTGATGAAATGTGTTTTAAATCAAAGAATTTATACAACTATGCTAATTATATTGTTCGACAAGAATTTATTAACAATGGCAAATGGATTAGGTATGGCAAGTTAGACAAGCTATTAAAAAGCCATGAAACTTATAAAAGTTTACCAGCCCAGACAGCACAGCAGACACTTAGATTGTTGGATAGAAACTGGAAGTCATTTTTAAATGCCATTAAAGATTGGAGTAAAAACCAAGATAAATACTCAGGCAGACCAAAGCTGCCAAAGTATAAGAAAAAAGATGGAAGAAGTATAGCAATATTTACAAATCAGCAGTGCAAAATCAGAGATGGATTTTTAACATTTCCGAAAACAGATTTAAAGCTAAAAACAAGGATAGAAGGCAACCTGAGAGAGGTTAGAATAATTCCTAAAGGAGCAGTCTATGTTGTAGAGATAGTTTATCAGAAGGAGATTGACAATACAACAAAAGAGCCAAACAGAATAGCAGGAATAGACTTAGGACTTAATAACTTTGTAACTTTGGTAAATAACATAGGCAAAAAGCCTATTGTTATTAATGGCAAAGTTATTAAGTCAATCAATCAGTACTATAACAAAAGGAAAGCTGAATTAATGAGTTATGTAGGCAGCAGAGGGATAAGTAAGAGAATACAAAAGCTAACACTTAAACGAAATAACAAAATCAAAAATTTTATGCACAAAGCAAGTCGCTTTATAATTAACTGGTGCAAACAGCATAGCATAGACACAATAGTTGTTGGCTACAATTCAGAATGGAAGCAGGAAGTTGAATTGGGGAAGGTAAATAACCAGCACTTTGTTGGGATACCTTATTATACTTTTGTCAAAATGCTGCAGTATAAATGTGAGGAAGAAGGGATTAACTTTATAATCACAGAAGAGAGTTATACAAGTGGTTGCAGTTTTTTAGATGATGAGATGCCATGCGAAGAGAATTACAATATAAGAAGGAGAGTAAAGAGAGGGCTATTTAGGAGCAATAGAGATATTTTAATAAACGCAGATGTTAACAGTGCATATAACATTGTAAGGAAAGTATTCCCCGAAGCGTTTGCGGAGGGGATAGAGGGTGTGGGGTTACACCCGGTTAGGCTGAATTTAGCCTAA
- the leuB gene encoding 3-isopropylmalate dehydrogenase, translating into MHRIAVIPGDGIGPEVIEQALLVLDKVSSKFGVKFEYVFIDAGGCAIDKFGVPIREEDLDLVKKCSATLLGAVGGPKWDTLPGNLRPEQALLKLRGGLKVYANLRPAVLYDELKDSSPLKKEIVNRGIDILVVRELIGGMYFGPKGREKRNGEEVAYDTEIYSTSEIERIARVAFEAARKRKKKVTSVDKANILESSRLWREVVERLAKEYPDVELSHMYVDNASMQLVKDPSQFDVILTSNMFGDILSDEASMIVGSIGMLASASLGEGRVGLYEPIHGTAPDIAGQDLANPIATILSAAMMLRYSFDMEDAAIAVENAVKIALKEGYRTRDIYTENCKLVGTKQMGKIICENI; encoded by the coding sequence ATGCATAGAATAGCAGTAATTCCCGGTGATGGGATTGGACCTGAGGTGATTGAACAGGCACTTCTTGTCCTTGACAAAGTTTCTTCAAAGTTTGGTGTTAAGTTTGAGTATGTCTTTATTGACGCCGGTGGGTGTGCAATAGATAAGTTTGGCGTTCCAATTAGAGAGGAAGACCTGGATTTGGTAAAAAAATGTTCGGCAACACTTCTGGGTGCTGTTGGAGGACCGAAGTGGGATACTCTTCCTGGAAATTTGCGACCTGAGCAGGCACTTTTGAAGCTCAGGGGAGGGCTTAAAGTTTATGCTAATTTGCGTCCGGCAGTACTTTATGATGAGCTAAAGGACTCATCACCTCTTAAAAAAGAGATTGTAAACAGGGGTATTGATATTCTGGTTGTAAGAGAGCTAATTGGTGGCATGTATTTTGGTCCGAAGGGGAGAGAGAAAAGAAACGGTGAAGAGGTTGCGTATGATACTGAAATTTATTCTACGAGCGAAATAGAAAGAATAGCAAGGGTTGCATTTGAGGCTGCAAGAAAGCGCAAAAAGAAGGTCACATCTGTTGACAAGGCAAACATACTGGAATCTTCAAGGCTGTGGCGTGAGGTTGTAGAAAGACTTGCAAAGGAGTATCCGGATGTGGAGCTTTCTCATATGTATGTTGACAATGCTTCAATGCAGCTTGTAAAAGACCCGTCACAGTTTGATGTAATACTTACTTCCAACATGTTTGGTGATATTCTGTCGGATGAAGCTTCGATGATTGTGGGTTCAATCGGAATGCTTGCTTCAGCATCGCTTGGAGAGGGCAGGGTGGGTCTTTACGAACCCATTCACGGGACTGCTCCGGACATTGCAGGACAGGATTTGGCAAACCCTATTGCAACCATTTTGTCTGCGGCGATGATGCTGCGATACAGCTTTGACATGGAAGATGCAGCAATTGCAGTGGAAAATGCTGTGAAGATTGCTTTGAAAGAAGGGTATAGAACAAGAGATATCTACACAGAAAATTGCAAGCTTGTAGGAACAAAGCAAATGGGAAAGATTATTTGTGAAAATATCTAA
- the leuD gene encoding 3-isopropylmalate dehydratase small subunit — protein MNFRGRAHKYYDNIDTDVIIPARYLNTSDPNELAKHCLEDLDKEFVNKVQKGDILVAGRNFGCGSSREHAPIAIKACGVSCVVAKSFARIFYRNAINIGLPIVECPEAVDGIENGDEVEVDLVNGVIKNITKGKEFKAKPFPEFMQNIMKAGGLIEFVKGELKRDA, from the coding sequence ATGAACTTTAGAGGAAGGGCTCACAAGTATTATGATAATATTGACACAGATGTTATAATTCCAGCAAGGTATTTAAACACATCTGACCCGAATGAGCTTGCAAAGCACTGCTTGGAAGACTTAGACAAAGAGTTTGTAAACAAAGTTCAAAAGGGTGATATTCTGGTTGCGGGTAGAAACTTTGGGTGTGGGTCATCAAGGGAGCATGCGCCGATCGCAATAAAAGCGTGCGGGGTTTCATGCGTTGTAGCAAAGTCATTTGCAAGGATTTTCTACAGAAATGCAATAAACATTGGCCTGCCGATTGTGGAGTGCCCGGAGGCTGTTGATGGAATAGAAAATGGTGATGAGGTTGAAGTTGATCTTGTAAATGGTGTGATTAAGAATATAACAAAAGGGAAAGAATTTAAAGCAAAGCCATTTCCGGAGTTTATGCAAAACATAATGAAAGCAGGCGGGCTCATAGAATTTGTAAAAGGAGAGCTGAAGAGGGATGCATAG
- the leuC gene encoding 3-isopropylmalate dehydratase large subunit, with product MSKPMTMSQKILAYHAGKEYVEPGDLIFANVDLVLGNDVTTPVAIKEFEKIGVDKVFDKDKIAIVPDHFTPNKDIKSAQQCKMVREFAKKYDITNYFEVGEMGIEHALLPEKGLVVPGDLVIGADSHTCTYGALGSFSTGIGSTDMACAMATGKCWFKVPEAIKFVLYGRKTGWVSGKDIILHIIGMIGVDGALYKSMEYTGEGLKSLSMDDRFTIANMAIEAGAKNGIFEVDEKTIEYVKQHSTKPYKIFRADEDAEYSEVYKIDISKIKPTVAFPHLPENTRTIDEITEKIYIDQVVIGSCTNGRIEDLRIAAKILKGRKVKKGLRCIIFPATQNIYKQALKEGLIEIFIDAGCVVSTPTCGPCLGGHMGILAEGEKALATTNRNFVGRMGHPNSEVYLSSPAIAAASAVLGYIGSPEELGMKGDEE from the coding sequence ATGTCAAAGCCAATGACAATGTCCCAGAAGATTTTAGCATATCATGCAGGGAAAGAATATGTCGAGCCTGGCGATTTAATCTTTGCAAATGTTGATCTGGTTCTGGGAAATGACGTCACAACTCCGGTTGCAATAAAGGAGTTTGAAAAGATAGGTGTTGATAAAGTTTTTGACAAGGACAAAATTGCAATAGTTCCTGACCACTTTACACCGAACAAGGATATAAAATCTGCCCAGCAGTGCAAGATGGTTCGAGAGTTTGCTAAAAAATATGACATTACAAACTACTTTGAAGTTGGCGAGATGGGTATTGAACATGCACTTTTGCCTGAAAAAGGCCTGGTTGTCCCGGGTGATCTTGTGATTGGTGCTGACTCTCACACATGCACATACGGTGCTCTCGGGAGCTTTTCAACAGGGATTGGTTCAACTGACATGGCATGTGCAATGGCAACAGGAAAGTGCTGGTTCAAAGTTCCAGAGGCTATCAAGTTTGTGCTGTATGGCAGGAAAACCGGCTGGGTATCTGGCAAGGATATTATCCTTCACATTATTGGTATGATTGGCGTTGATGGTGCGCTTTATAAATCCATGGAGTATACAGGTGAGGGGTTAAAGTCTCTGTCTATGGATGACAGGTTCACAATTGCCAACATGGCAATTGAGGCAGGAGCAAAAAATGGTATATTTGAGGTTGATGAGAAAACAATTGAGTATGTGAAGCAGCACTCAACAAAGCCCTACAAAATTTTTAGGGCAGATGAGGATGCAGAGTATTCAGAGGTTTATAAGATTGATATATCAAAGATAAAACCAACAGTTGCATTCCCGCACCTTCCGGAAAATACCAGAACAATTGATGAGATAACAGAAAAGATTTATATTGACCAGGTGGTAATTGGTTCTTGCACAAACGGCAGAATTGAAGATTTGAGGATTGCAGCAAAGATTCTGAAAGGAAGAAAAGTCAAAAAAGGTCTTCGCTGCATCATATTCCCTGCAACACAGAATATTTATAAGCAGGCTTTAAAAGAAGGGCTTATTGAAATCTTCATTGATGCTGGATGTGTTGTTTCAACTCCAACATGTGGTCCCTGCCTTGGCGGGCACATGGGAATTCTGGCAGAAGGTGAGAAAGCCCTTGCCACAACAAATAGAAACTTTGTTGGCAGAATGGGTCACCCAAATAGTGAGGTTTATCTGTCATCGCCTGCGATTGCTGCAGCTTCAGCAGTACTGGGTTATATCGGATCGCCTGAAGAGCTTGGTATGAAGGGAGATGAAGAATAG
- a CDS encoding chemotaxis protein CheW — MKQYVIFNVGSYSFGVDILEIVEIIKPTKIVKLPDAPQYVEGIIDVRGTAVPVYNLAKRLGIDSNAETQKIIIVELSKFQLGFLVDDVSEILKIEDDRIEKANESIKGIKRRFIDSIARVGDDMIIILDLKSVLTMDEEEEIEKYIVEGR, encoded by the coding sequence ATGAAGCAGTATGTTATTTTCAATGTGGGTAGCTACAGCTTTGGTGTTGACATCCTTGAGATTGTTGAGATTATAAAGCCTACAAAGATTGTAAAACTTCCAGATGCGCCGCAGTATGTAGAAGGCATCATTGATGTAAGAGGTACAGCTGTTCCTGTCTATAACCTTGCAAAACGCCTTGGGATTGACTCAAACGCAGAGACACAGAAGATTATTATTGTTGAGCTTTCAAAATTCCAGCTTGGTTTTCTTGTTGACGACGTATCAGAAATTCTCAAGATTGAAGATGACAGGATTGAAAAGGCAAACGAGAGCATCAAAGGTATAAAGCGCAGGTTTATTGACTCAATCGCAAGGGTTGGCGATGACATGATCATTATACTTGACCTGAAGAGTGTGCTTACAATGGATGAGGAAGAAGAGATTGAGAAGTATATTGTTGAAGGCAGATAA
- the prfB gene encoding peptide chain release factor 2 (programmed frameshift): MLMLEEILQRLEKAEEDLKEMRVSLDIDRLESELKSLESETSSPDFWQDLENSQKVLQKIKRLKDKIERFQKLYSQWEDLKVLTELSLDEGNHEMAEELEKELLDLERKIEDFKIEVLLNGPYDKNNAILSIHAGAGGTEAQDWAEMLLRMYTRWAAKKGYKVETLDILPGEEAGIKNVTVRIVGENAYGYLKAEKGVHRLVRISPFDAAGRRHTSFAAVEVLPEVEDDAEIEIKEEDLEIDTFRASGAGGQHVNKTESAVRIKHIPTGIVVTCQNERSQHKNREIALRILKAKLLELKEKERREKIQKLKGEQTEIGWGNQIRSYVFCPYTLVKDHRTDAEVGNVEAVMDGEIDVFINAYLKKFRNEEEVA; the protein is encoded by the exons ATGCTTATGCTTGAAGAAATTTTGCAAAGGCTTGAGAAGGCAGAAGAAGACCTCAAGGAAATGAGGGTTTCTCTT GACATCGACAGGCTGGAAAGTGAACTAAAATCGTTGGAGAGTGAGACTTCAAGTCCTGATTTCTGGCAGGATTTAGAGAACTCTCAAAAAGTTTTGCAGAAAATAAAAAGGCTAAAGGACAAAATAGAGAGGTTCCAAAAACTATATTCGCAGTGGGAAGATTTAAAAGTGCTGACAGAGCTGAGCTTGGATGAAGGAAACCATGAGATGGCAGAAGAGCTTGAAAAAGAGCTTTTGGACCTTGAGAGGAAGATAGAGGATTTCAAGATAGAGGTCCTTTTAAACGGTCCCTATGACAAAAACAATGCAATACTCTCAATTCATGCGGGTGCAGGTGGCACAGAAGCTCAGGACTGGGCAGAGATGCTACTTAGGATGTACACGCGCTGGGCAGCAAAAAAAGGCTACAAGGTTGAAACCCTTGATATTCTACCCGGTGAGGAAGCGGGGATTAAAAATGTCACAGTTCGCATAGTTGGTGAGAATGCCTATGGGTATCTGAAAGCTGAAAAAGGAGTTCACAGGCTTGTGAGAATTTCGCCTTTTGATGCAGCAGGCAGGCGTCACACTTCATTTGCAGCGGTTGAGGTTCTGCCTGAGGTAGAAGACGATGCAGAGATTGAGATAAAAGAAGAGGATTTGGAGATTGACACGTTCAGAGCATCTGGTGCAGGTGGCCAGCATGTAAATAAAACAGAGTCGGCTGTGAGAATAAAACACATTCCAACGGGGATTGTGGTCACCTGCCAGAATGAGCGCTCACAGCACAAAAACAGGGAGATTGCACTCAGGATTTTAAAAGCAAAACTTCTGGAGCTCAAAGAGAAGGAGCGAAGGGAGAAGATTCAAAAGCTTAAAGGGGAGCAAACAGAGATTGGCTGGGGTAACCAGATCAGGTCATATGTATTTTGCCCCTACACACTTGTCAAGGACCACAGAACAGATGCAGAGGTTGGCAATGTTGAGGCAGTAATGGACGGTGAGATAGATGTCTTTATCAATGCTTACCTGAAAAAGTTTAGAAATGAGGAGGAAGTGGCATGA
- the secA gene encoding preprotein translocase subunit SecA yields the protein MLKIIEKLIGSYSEREIKKILPIVDKIESLAPEYERLTDAELRQKTDIFKQRLKNGETLDDILPEAFAAVREAAWRTLKMRHFRVQLIGGIVLHQGRIAEMKTGEGKTLVATLPAYLNALEGKGVHIVTVNDYLAKRDAEWMGPIYNFLGLSVGVIVHGLTHEERKKAYSCDITYGTNNEFGFDYLRDNMAIYKEELVQRELNYAIIDEVDSILIDEARTPLIISGPAEKSTDLYKRADNFVRRLKPLYYNSDDDKQMPDTTGYDYIVNEKRHTVSLTEEGIKKAEKYFGVTNLADPENATLHHHIIQALKAHALMKRDRDYVVKDGQVIIVDEFTGRLMYGRRFSEGLHQAIEAKEGVRIERESKTLATITFQNYFRLYKKLAGMTGTAKTEEQEFREIYKLDVIEIPTHKPMIRIDHPDKVYKTEKAKFEAIVQEIVETHKKGQPVLVGTVSIEKSEMLSEMLKKHGIKHEVLNAKHHEKEAMIIAKAGQKGAVTIATNMAGRGTDIVLGEGVAELGGLKVIGTERHESRRIDNQLRGRAGRQGDPGESRFYVSLEDDLMRLFGSERIKNLVESLGLPDDQPIEHKLLSDAIEKAQKRVEARNFEIRKHLLQFDDVLNKQREIIYSQRRKVLEGENLRDSILGMIDELVDYKIKVYTGESPHPEDWDIKGLLQDLKFIFLDSELSEQDAKNMTKQELKEKLISIAKEKYEKKEQEVGELMRELERVVLLRVVDMHWMEHIDAVEQLREGISLRAIGQKDPIVEFRFEAFEMFDEMIKRIQEDTIKIILHANVENMPQRERVVKEMYENAPSDTPVRKPVVKTQKVGRNDPCPCGSGKKYKKCCGAV from the coding sequence ATGTTAAAAATAATTGAAAAGCTGATAGGAAGCTACAGCGAAAGAGAGATTAAAAAAATCTTGCCAATAGTTGATAAGATAGAATCACTTGCCCCGGAATATGAGAGGTTAACAGATGCAGAGCTGAGGCAAAAGACAGACATATTCAAACAGAGGTTAAAAAACGGCGAAACTTTGGACGATATCCTGCCAGAAGCGTTTGCAGCTGTGCGAGAGGCTGCTTGGCGGACTTTAAAGATGCGCCATTTCAGAGTTCAGTTAATTGGTGGAATAGTTCTTCACCAGGGCAGGATTGCAGAGATGAAAACTGGTGAAGGTAAAACCCTTGTGGCAACTCTACCTGCGTACTTGAACGCTTTAGAGGGCAAGGGTGTTCATATAGTAACTGTTAATGACTACTTGGCAAAAAGAGACGCTGAGTGGATGGGGCCTATTTACAATTTCTTGGGACTTTCTGTTGGTGTTATAGTCCATGGCCTGACACATGAAGAGAGGAAAAAAGCTTATAGCTGTGATATTACCTATGGTACAAACAACGAGTTTGGGTTTGATTACTTGCGTGACAACATGGCAATTTACAAAGAAGAGCTTGTGCAAAGAGAGCTAAACTATGCAATAATCGACGAGGTTGACTCGATCTTGATTGACGAGGCAAGAACGCCTCTTATCATCTCAGGTCCTGCTGAAAAGTCAACAGACCTTTACAAAAGAGCAGACAATTTCGTAAGAAGACTAAAACCTCTTTATTATAACAGTGATGATGACAAGCAAATGCCAGATACCACTGGCTATGACTATATAGTAAACGAGAAAAGACACACAGTTTCGCTCACAGAAGAGGGTATCAAGAAAGCCGAGAAATATTTTGGTGTCACAAACTTGGCTGACCCGGAAAATGCAACCCTTCACCACCACATTATCCAGGCACTAAAAGCTCACGCGCTCATGAAAAGAGACAGGGACTATGTTGTAAAAGATGGCCAAGTAATCATCGTTGATGAGTTCACAGGAAGATTGATGTACGGCCGAAGGTTTTCGGAAGGGCTTCACCAGGCCATTGAAGCAAAAGAAGGCGTGAGGATAGAAAGAGAAAGCAAAACTTTGGCAACAATTACCTTCCAGAACTATTTCAGGCTGTACAAAAAACTTGCTGGTATGACAGGTACTGCAAAGACAGAAGAGCAGGAGTTTAGAGAAATCTATAAGCTTGATGTCATAGAAATTCCTACGCACAAACCAATGATAAGAATTGACCATCCTGACAAGGTTTACAAGACAGAAAAGGCAAAGTTTGAGGCGATTGTTCAGGAGATTGTTGAGACTCACAAAAAAGGTCAGCCTGTTTTGGTTGGCACAGTGTCAATTGAGAAGTCTGAGATGCTGAGCGAGATGCTCAAAAAACATGGTATAAAACATGAGGTTTTAAACGCAAAACACCACGAAAAAGAGGCTATGATAATTGCAAAGGCTGGTCAAAAAGGTGCTGTGACAATTGCAACCAACATGGCAGGCCGTGGAACAGACATTGTTTTAGGCGAAGGTGTTGCTGAGCTTGGCGGGCTGAAAGTAATTGGTACAGAGAGGCATGAGAGCAGGCGAATAGACAACCAGCTCCGAGGAAGAGCCGGCCGTCAGGGTGACCCAGGCGAGTCAAGGTTTTATGTATCGCTTGAGGACGATTTGATGAGACTTTTCGGGTCTGAGAGGATCAAAAACCTTGTTGAGTCGCTGGGCTTGCCTGATGACCAGCCGATTGAACACAAGCTCTTGTCTGATGCCATTGAAAAGGCGCAAAAGAGGGTTGAAGCACGAAACTTTGAGATACGAAAACATCTTTTGCAATTTGACGATGTTTTGAACAAGCAAAGAGAGATAATATACTCACAAAGGCGCAAGGTTTTAGAAGGCGAGAACTTAAGGGATTCTATCCTTGGCATGATAGATGAGCTTGTGGATTACAAGATAAAGGTGTACACAGGCGAAAGTCCTCATCCTGAAGACTGGGATATAAAAGGTCTTTTGCAGGATTTGAAGTTTATATTCTTGGATAGTGAGCTTTCTGAGCAGGATGCAAAAAATATGACAAAACAGGAGCTAAAAGAAAAGCTCATCTCAATTGCAAAAGAAAAATATGAGAAGAAAGAACAAGAAGTTGGCGAGCTTATGCGCGAGCTTGAAAGGGTTGTGCTTTTGCGAGTTGTTGACATGCACTGGATGGAACACATAGATGCAGTAGAACAGCTGAGAGAAGGCATATCTCTTCGCGCAATTGGCCAAAAAGACCCAATAGTTGAGTTCAGGTTCGAAGCGTTTGAGATGTTTGATGAAATGATAAAGAGAATCCAGGAGGATACAATAAAAATTATACTTCATGCAAATGTTGAAAATATGCCTCAAAGAGAAAGAGTTGTTAAAGAGATGTATGAAAATGCGCCATCAGACACACCTGTGAGAAAACCTGTTGTGAAAACACAGAAGGTTGGAAGAAACGACCCATGTCCTTGCGGGAGCGGCAAAAAATACAAAAAATGCTGCGGTGCAGTGTGA